A region of Thiobacter sp. AK1 DNA encodes the following proteins:
- a CDS encoding SulP family inorganic anion transporter, producing MHDYTATLYRILPFLRWWPRVNRQTLRSDAIAGLTGALIVLPQGVAFATIAGLPPQYGLYAAMVPAVIAALFGSSWHLVSGPTTAISIAVFASVAPHATPGSPEFIKLVLTLTFLVGVFELLLGLARMGTLVNFISHTVVIGFTAGAAVLIAGSQIKNFFGLPIPRGTPFHETIHQLFLHLGEINPFVTTVAMVTLLSGILVKRYLPRFPYMIAAMLVGSVFAVWLNGMLGAEVTHIKTVGALPAGLPPLSLPDLSPQALRNMFFPALVVTMLALTEAVSISRAIAAKSEQRIDGNQEFIGQGLSNILGSFFSSYASSGSFNRSGVNYASGAQTPLAAVFASLALVLILLLVAPLAAYLPTAAMAGILFLVAWGLIDFHHIHAVMKASRVESLILWATLIGTLIDLEKGIFVGIILSLGAYLYRTSRPGIQPVVPDDQPGSYHYIDAAGRPECPQVKLLRVNGSIFFGAVNHVQQQLQQVDEINPQARHLVILASGINFVDIAGAEMLAQEARRRRKMGGGLYFYRIKDSVREMLAKGGWLDEIGEDNLFPARADPMQRIYPLLDAGICACCDKRIFEVCRATSATELTRPTLRRAAG from the coding sequence ATGCACGATTACACCGCCACGCTCTACCGCATCCTGCCCTTTTTGCGCTGGTGGCCGCGGGTGAACCGGCAGACGCTGCGATCGGATGCCATCGCCGGTCTCACCGGCGCGCTCATCGTCCTGCCACAGGGGGTCGCCTTCGCCACCATCGCCGGCCTGCCGCCCCAGTACGGCCTGTACGCCGCCATGGTGCCCGCCGTCATCGCCGCCCTGTTCGGCTCCAGCTGGCACCTGGTCTCCGGCCCCACCACCGCCATCTCCATCGCGGTGTTCGCCTCCGTCGCCCCCCACGCCACCCCAGGCAGCCCCGAGTTCATCAAACTGGTCCTCACCCTCACCTTCCTGGTGGGCGTGTTCGAACTCCTCCTCGGCCTCGCCCGCATGGGCACCCTGGTCAACTTCATCTCCCACACCGTGGTCATCGGCTTCACCGCCGGTGCTGCCGTGCTCATCGCCGGCAGCCAGATCAAGAACTTCTTCGGGCTGCCCATTCCCCGTGGCACGCCCTTCCACGAAACCATTCATCAACTATTCCTGCATCTGGGCGAAATCAACCCCTTTGTGACGACAGTGGCGATGGTGACCCTGCTCTCGGGCATCCTGGTCAAACGCTACCTGCCGCGCTTTCCCTACATGATCGCGGCCATGCTGGTGGGGAGCGTGTTTGCCGTCTGGCTCAATGGCATGCTGGGCGCAGAAGTCACCCACATCAAGACCGTCGGCGCCTTGCCCGCGGGGCTGCCGCCCCTCTCGCTTCCCGACCTCAGCCCGCAGGCTTTGCGCAACATGTTCTTTCCGGCGCTGGTCGTGACCATGCTGGCGCTCACCGAGGCCGTGTCCATTTCCCGCGCCATCGCCGCCAAGTCCGAGCAGCGCATCGATGGCAACCAGGAATTCATCGGTCAGGGCCTGTCCAACATCCTAGGTAGCTTCTTCTCCAGCTACGCCTCTTCGGGCTCCTTCAATCGCAGCGGCGTCAACTACGCCTCCGGCGCCCAGACCCCCCTGGCCGCCGTGTTCGCTTCCCTCGCCCTGGTGCTGATCCTGCTTCTGGTCGCACCGCTGGCTGCCTACCTGCCCACCGCCGCCATGGCCGGCATCTTGTTCCTGGTGGCTTGGGGCCTGATCGATTTCCATCACATTCACGCCGTGATGAAGGCCAGCCGCGTGGAAAGCCTGATTCTCTGGGCGACCCTGATTGGCACGCTGATCGATTTGGAAAAAGGCATCTTCGTCGGCATCATCCTGTCTTTGGGCGCCTACCTGTACCGCACCTCGCGCCCGGGCATCCAGCCCGTGGTACCGGATGACCAACCGGGCAGCTACCACTACATTGACGCAGCCGGGCGCCCGGAGTGTCCCCAGGTGAAACTGCTGCGGGTCAACGGCTCGATTTTCTTCGGCGCCGTCAACCACGTGCAGCAGCAGTTGCAGCAGGTGGACGAGATCAACCCGCAGGCACGGCATCTGGTGATTCTCGCCTCCGGCATCAACTTCGTAGACATCGCTGGCGCCGAGATGCTGGCCCAGGAAGCCCGGCGGCGCAGGAAGATGGGAGGCGGTCTCTACTTCTACCGGATCAAGGATAGTGTGCGGGAAATGCTGGCCAAGGGCGGGTGGCTAGACGAAATCGGCGAGGACAATCTGTTCCCGGCTCGCGCCGACCCCATGCAGCGCATCTATCCTTTGCTCGATGCCGGGATCTGCGCCTGCTGCGACAAGCGCATCTTCGAAGTCTGCAGAGCCACCAGCGCCACCGAGCTGACGCGGCCCACGCTGCGCCGCGCCGCGGGATGA
- a CDS encoding universal stress protein codes for MSMQAYRRILAFIELTPEGEQVARRAAALAQATGARLALATVVDTTGEETTLAPVLTPGQARAALAATLEHRLALLATRIGAQKAESLALAGPLGTMIEELLQRWQPELVLAAAHQTFGLNRRSQRGPSYDLLLVQLPPPATFTGRLVRALVAAF; via the coding sequence ATGAGCATGCAGGCCTATCGACGCATCCTCGCCTTTATCGAACTCACGCCGGAAGGAGAACAAGTGGCGCGCCGCGCCGCGGCCTTGGCCCAGGCCACCGGGGCGCGCCTGGCACTCGCCACCGTGGTCGACACGACCGGCGAGGAAACCACCCTGGCACCCGTGCTCACCCCAGGCCAGGCCCGCGCGGCACTGGCGGCGACGTTGGAACACCGGCTCGCCCTTCTCGCTACGCGGATCGGCGCGCAAAAGGCCGAGTCGCTCGCTCTCGCCGGCCCACTTGGTACCATGATCGAAGAACTGCTGCAACGGTGGCAGCCGGAACTGGTGCTGGCGGCTGCCCACCAGACTTTCGGCCTTAACCGGCGTAGCCAGCGCGGTCCATCCTACGACCTGCTGCTGGTGCAGCTTCCGCCGCCTGCCACCTTTACTGGCCGTCTGGTACGGGCGCTCGTCGCCGCATTCTGA
- a CDS encoding carbonate dehydratase, producing MIRKNPRGDLPVVAASAFVDPTAILCGKVFVGENVFIGPYAVIRADEVNEEGDMEPIIIGANSNIQDGVVIHCKAGGGVIIGEGTSIAHRSIVHGPCRVGNNVFIGFNSVLFNCSVGDGSVVRHNSVVENCSVPPGFYIPSTVNIHSDAELARIERVSPDVAGFSESVAEANRELVKGYNRIRNEF from the coding sequence ATGATCCGCAAGAATCCCCGCGGCGACCTACCGGTCGTCGCTGCCTCTGCCTTCGTCGATCCCACCGCCATCCTGTGTGGCAAGGTGTTCGTCGGCGAGAATGTGTTCATCGGCCCCTACGCCGTGATCCGTGCTGACGAGGTGAACGAAGAGGGTGACATGGAGCCCATTATCATCGGTGCCAACTCCAACATCCAGGACGGTGTGGTCATCCACTGCAAAGCTGGCGGTGGCGTCATCATCGGCGAAGGCACCTCCATCGCCCACCGTTCCATCGTGCACGGCCCCTGCCGGGTGGGCAACAATGTGTTCATCGGTTTCAACTCGGTGCTGTTCAACTGCAGCGTGGGTGACGGCTCCGTGGTACGCCACAACTCCGTGGTAGAAAACTGCAGCGTGCCGCCCGGCTTCTACATTCCCTCCACCGTCAACATCCATTCCGATGCCGAGCTCGCCCGCATCGAACGGGTAAGCCCCGACGTGGCCGGCTTCTCGGAATCGGTCGCCGAAGCCAACCGCGAGCTGGTCAAAGGCTACAACCGCATCCGCAACGAGTTCTGA
- a CDS encoding CopG family transcriptional regulator, giving the protein MEQRTARLTILIDPRKKKLFEEICAQQDLTPSQVVRRLIRQYIIDHAGDRKLPEWLIRGSGRS; this is encoded by the coding sequence ATGGAACAGCGCACTGCCCGCCTCACTATCCTGATCGATCCCCGCAAGAAGAAGCTATTCGAGGAAATCTGCGCCCAGCAGGATCTCACACCGTCCCAGGTGGTACGGCGTCTGATCCGGCAGTACATCATCGATCACGCAGGCGACCGCAAGCTGCCGGAATGGCTGATCCGCGGCAGCGGCCGGAGCTAA
- the hyfB gene encoding hydrogenase 4 subunit B: MAPTDPALPLELAWGCTLAWVALGVLQLFTGARSLYYAASALVGLALAGIALAALGKPAQAMIVPLGLPDLPLHLRLDALSVVFLTVQGLAACGISLHAAGYFRSLDPATARTVGLWYNLFLAGMALVVLTDDAYAFMVAWELMALASYFLVTTDHAVEEIRHAGFLYLLMAHVGAVALLLAFGVIQGGQGAYTFDVMRAATPSPFWAAVAFLLAVFGFGAKAGLVPLHVWLPEAHPAAPSPVSALMSGVMLKTAIYGLLRVTLDLLPSQPAWWGTLLILLGLVSTLYGVIFAAVQSDIKRLLAWSSIENIGIIVTGIGLALVFRAESKAGIAALALTAALYHVLNHALMKGLLFLGTGSVLHATGTRLMGGLGGLIRAMPWTATLMLIGVFAIAGLPPLNGFVSEWLLLQAFLFTPGLAQPYLNMIIPVAAAAVALAAALAAYVMVKLYGVTFLGQPRSAELAHAHEAGWPERLGMLWLAAGCVVLGLVPMAALMLVAPASQLLLGAALPVQSGLLLAPLGAERASFAPGVLLAVLLFMLLATLLWVRLAYHSRVRHAAAWDCGYPEQDGRMQDTAEGFGQPIRHVFDAFMKVEREMPDAFDPKPRYRGATRDRLWILLYTPLARLVAWLAEQAARAQHGRIQWYLFYSFATLTFLLFFVSR; encoded by the coding sequence ATGGCACCCACAGACCCCGCATTGCCCCTAGAGCTGGCCTGGGGCTGTACCCTTGCCTGGGTCGCGCTGGGCGTGCTGCAACTGTTCACCGGCGCGCGCTCCCTCTACTACGCGGCCTCGGCGCTGGTGGGGCTCGCGCTGGCGGGTATCGCCCTCGCTGCCCTCGGCAAGCCTGCCCAGGCCATGATCGTACCGCTGGGGCTGCCCGATCTACCCTTGCACCTCCGGCTCGATGCCCTGTCCGTCGTCTTCCTCACGGTGCAGGGCCTTGCGGCCTGCGGCATAAGCCTGCACGCCGCCGGTTACTTCCGTAGCCTCGACCCTGCGACCGCACGCACCGTAGGTCTCTGGTACAACCTGTTTCTGGCAGGCATGGCGCTGGTGGTGCTGACAGATGATGCCTACGCCTTCATGGTGGCCTGGGAGCTGATGGCGCTGGCATCCTACTTCCTGGTCACCACCGACCACGCGGTAGAGGAGATCCGGCACGCCGGCTTTCTTTATCTGCTCATGGCACACGTGGGTGCCGTGGCTTTGCTGTTGGCCTTCGGCGTGATCCAGGGAGGTCAGGGCGCCTACACCTTCGATGTGATGCGCGCAGCCACACCGTCTCCGTTCTGGGCGGCGGTCGCGTTCCTGCTGGCCGTGTTCGGCTTCGGCGCCAAGGCTGGGTTGGTGCCGCTGCACGTGTGGCTGCCGGAGGCGCATCCCGCCGCGCCTTCACCGGTGTCCGCACTGATGTCGGGGGTAATGCTGAAGACCGCCATCTATGGGCTGTTGCGCGTCACCCTAGATCTACTGCCCAGCCAACCCGCTTGGTGGGGCACCCTACTCATCCTGCTGGGACTCGTCTCCACCCTCTACGGCGTGATCTTCGCCGCCGTGCAATCCGACATCAAACGGCTCCTCGCCTGGTCCTCCATCGAAAACATCGGCATCATCGTCACCGGGATTGGGCTGGCTCTGGTGTTCCGCGCGGAAAGCAAGGCAGGCATTGCTGCGCTGGCGCTGACCGCCGCGCTTTATCACGTGCTCAACCACGCCCTAATGAAGGGTCTTTTGTTCCTGGGTACCGGCTCCGTGCTGCACGCCACGGGCACGCGTCTGATGGGCGGCCTGGGTGGCCTGATCCGCGCCATGCCGTGGACGGCGACCTTGATGCTGATTGGCGTGTTCGCCATCGCCGGCCTGCCACCTTTGAATGGTTTCGTCTCGGAGTGGCTGCTGCTGCAAGCCTTTCTCTTCACGCCCGGACTGGCGCAGCCCTATCTGAATATGATCATCCCAGTGGCCGCGGCTGCGGTGGCACTGGCAGCGGCACTCGCGGCCTATGTCATGGTCAAGCTCTACGGGGTGACGTTCCTCGGCCAGCCACGCAGCGCGGAACTCGCCCACGCCCACGAGGCAGGCTGGCCGGAGCGGCTGGGCATGCTCTGGCTCGCGGCAGGTTGTGTCGTCCTGGGCCTGGTCCCGATGGCTGCCCTTATGCTCGTTGCGCCAGCCAGCCAGCTTTTGCTCGGCGCCGCGCTGCCCGTGCAAAGCGGCCTTCTGCTCGCACCCCTGGGCGCCGAGCGCGCGAGCTTCGCACCCGGCGTCCTGCTGGCCGTGCTCCTATTCATGCTGCTTGCCACGCTGCTCTGGGTGCGCCTCGCCTATCACAGTCGCGTGCGTCATGCCGCGGCCTGGGATTGCGGTTATCCGGAACAGGACGGGCGCATGCAGGATACCGCGGAAGGCTTTGGGCAACCTATCCGTCACGTGTTCGACGCCTTCATGAAAGTCGAACGCGAAATGCCCGATGCTTTTGACCCTAAGCCGCGCTACCGTGGCGCGACACGGGATCGGCTGTGGATCCTCCTGTATACGCCGCTGGCGCGTCTCGTGGCTTGGCTGGCGGAACAGGCGGCGCGCGCGCAGCACGGACGCATCCAGTGGTACCTGTTCTACAGCTTCGCGACCCTGACCTTCCTGTTGTTCTTCGTAAGCCGCTAG
- a CDS encoding respiratory chain complex I subunit 1 family protein → MESGIALQLAQTLLAVLAAPLLMGWVNACRAWLSNRSAPSLLMPYRQLRRLFHKDVVLANQASPLFRLAPYAIFACMVLAAGIVPTLMNDLPFSPAADAIALVGLFAMARMFQTLAAMDVGTAFGTLGARREMFVAFLAEPALLMVFFTASLIARSTALPTIVDVFAHQRFAIYPSLAFAAVAFWMVSTAENARIPVDNPTTHLELTMIHEAMILEYSGRHLALIEWAVALKLFTYSALGIALFLPWGIAPVGDWTGLPLALAALTLKLAMGGFTLAVLETLNAKMRLFRVPEFLGTAFLLAVLGMLVHFLLEV, encoded by the coding sequence ATGGAAAGCGGAATCGCCTTGCAACTAGCCCAAACCCTACTCGCGGTACTGGCCGCGCCCTTGCTCATGGGTTGGGTCAATGCATGCCGTGCCTGGCTGTCCAACCGCAGCGCGCCTTCGCTGCTCATGCCTTATCGCCAGCTGCGTCGGTTGTTCCACAAGGACGTAGTGCTCGCCAACCAGGCCTCGCCGCTGTTCCGTCTGGCGCCCTATGCCATCTTCGCCTGCATGGTGTTGGCAGCGGGCATCGTGCCCACCCTAATGAACGATCTGCCCTTCTCCCCGGCCGCGGATGCCATCGCCCTAGTAGGACTGTTCGCCATGGCACGCATGTTCCAAACGCTCGCGGCAATGGACGTGGGCACCGCGTTCGGCACCCTGGGTGCGCGCCGGGAAATGTTCGTGGCGTTTTTGGCGGAACCCGCCCTGCTCATGGTGTTCTTCACTGCCAGCCTGATCGCCCGATCCACGGCTCTGCCCACCATCGTGGACGTATTCGCCCACCAGCGGTTCGCCATCTATCCCAGCCTGGCCTTCGCCGCGGTGGCTTTCTGGATGGTCTCCACAGCGGAGAATGCGCGCATTCCGGTGGACAATCCCACCACCCATCTGGAACTCACCATGATCCACGAGGCCATGATCCTGGAGTATTCCGGCCGGCATCTCGCCCTCATCGAATGGGCGGTGGCGCTCAAACTGTTCACCTATTCGGCACTAGGCATCGCCTTGTTTCTGCCTTGGGGAATTGCGCCCGTGGGCGATTGGACGGGCCTGCCACTGGCCTTGGCCGCCCTGACACTGAAACTGGCCATGGGTGGTTTTACGCTGGCAGTTTTGGAAACGCTCAACGCCAAGATGCGGCTGTTCCGGGTGCCGGAGTTTTTGGGCACGGCTTTTCTGCTCGCGGTGTTGGGCATGCTGGTGCATTTCCTGCTGGAGGTGTGA
- a CDS encoding formate hydrogenlyase, whose amino-acid sequence MTLPLPLQLTNLLAAILLLIAFALLSQRRIIGLITLFAWQGLALALSTTLVALHTKQPHLLASAGLTLVLKVGLLPWIFFRLVRRLDIERDVEPIINIPTTMLIGIVLVIFAFNLAQPISALAGTVTRSNLGIAMAVVLLSFLMMISRRQAIAQVIGFLAMENGLFFAATSATYGMPLVVELGIALDVLVGVFVLVIFFFQIRETFESLDLRHLERLKEH is encoded by the coding sequence ATGACGCTGCCGCTGCCTTTGCAACTCACCAATCTGCTCGCCGCCATCTTGCTCCTGATCGCCTTTGCCCTGCTGTCCCAGCGGCGCATCATCGGCCTCATCACGCTGTTCGCATGGCAGGGTCTAGCCCTCGCTTTATCCACCACCCTGGTCGCCTTGCATACGAAGCAGCCCCACCTGCTCGCCTCGGCGGGCCTCACCCTGGTGCTCAAGGTGGGTCTTCTGCCTTGGATCTTTTTCCGTCTGGTGCGCCGGCTCGACATCGAACGCGACGTTGAGCCCATCATCAACATTCCCACCACCATGCTGATCGGCATCGTGCTGGTGATATTTGCCTTCAATCTGGCACAACCCATTTCCGCCCTGGCCGGAACCGTCACGCGCTCCAATTTGGGTATCGCCATGGCCGTCGTGCTGCTGTCTTTCCTGATGATGATCAGCCGGCGCCAGGCCATTGCCCAGGTGATCGGTTTCCTGGCCATGGAGAACGGCCTGTTCTTCGCCGCCACCAGCGCCACCTATGGCATGCCTCTAGTGGTGGAGCTGGGCATCGCCCTTGATGTGCTGGTGGGCGTATTCGTGCTGGTGATTTTCTTCTTCCAGATCCGGGAGACCTTCGAATCCCTGGACCTGCGTCATCTGGAAAGATTGAAGGAACACTGA
- a CDS encoding hydrogenase 4 subunit F, giving the protein MNLAWVLVLPLLGGLVLTLVGHRRIAPTVNVAFALATFLATLALAHDVARHGPFTLAHDWFFIDPFNVFLVALTAFVGFTTAVFSRPYMRIEEDHGRVASARLRMYHGSYQIFLAMMLLALTTNNMGILWVAMEGATLATVLLVSLYRTPASLEAAWKYFILCGVGIAQALFGTILLYFAAERVLGEGGTALLWTHLDAVKAQLEPVVLQLAFIFLLVGYGTKVGLVPLHSWLPDAHAEGPTPVSAVLSGLLLNVALYAVVRGKVLVDGALHSDLAGNLMMGFGVASVVFAALLLRRQLDVKRMFAYSSIEHMGLITFAFGMGGITASFAGLLHMTMHSLTKSAIFFAVGHATQKAGTQVMDDIRGLIRSNPTIGWGLLLGTVAILGVPPFGVFASEFLIITTAMHDHPWATPFLITGLGIAFAAIFGRVQPMVFGKAELPYLPHQPALLPVFLHLALVFVLGLYIPDFLANWYRQAARLLGA; this is encoded by the coding sequence ATGAACCTGGCCTGGGTGCTTGTCTTGCCGCTGTTGGGGGGCCTCGTGCTTACCCTGGTGGGACACCGCCGCATCGCGCCGACAGTGAATGTCGCCTTCGCTCTCGCTACCTTCCTTGCTACCCTGGCACTGGCGCATGACGTGGCCCGCCATGGCCCGTTCACCCTCGCCCACGACTGGTTCTTCATCGACCCCTTCAATGTGTTTCTGGTCGCCCTCACCGCTTTTGTCGGCTTCACCACGGCAGTGTTCTCGCGGCCTTACATGCGCATCGAGGAAGACCATGGCCGTGTGGCCTCCGCACGGCTACGGATGTACCACGGGAGCTACCAAATCTTCCTGGCCATGATGCTGCTCGCACTTACGACCAATAACATGGGCATCCTCTGGGTGGCAATGGAAGGCGCTACGCTCGCAACGGTGCTGCTGGTGTCCCTCTACCGTACGCCGGCATCCCTGGAAGCCGCCTGGAAATACTTCATTCTCTGTGGTGTGGGGATCGCCCAGGCATTGTTCGGCACCATCCTGCTCTATTTCGCCGCGGAGCGCGTGCTAGGCGAAGGCGGCACCGCCCTGTTGTGGACCCACCTGGACGCCGTCAAGGCCCAGCTCGAACCCGTTGTGTTGCAGCTCGCCTTCATTTTTCTTCTGGTGGGATACGGCACCAAGGTCGGACTGGTGCCACTGCATAGCTGGCTGCCGGACGCGCATGCCGAGGGCCCGACACCGGTATCGGCGGTGTTGTCTGGCCTGCTACTCAACGTGGCCCTGTACGCAGTGGTGCGTGGCAAGGTGCTGGTGGACGGTGCACTCCACTCCGATCTCGCCGGCAATCTGATGATGGGCTTTGGTGTTGCCAGCGTAGTGTTTGCCGCCCTACTGCTCCGACGCCAGCTGGACGTAAAGCGCATGTTCGCTTATTCCTCCATCGAGCACATGGGGCTGATCACCTTCGCCTTCGGCATGGGTGGCATCACCGCCAGCTTCGCCGGGTTGCTGCACATGACCATGCACTCCCTCACCAAATCGGCGATCTTCTTCGCCGTAGGTCACGCCACCCAGAAGGCCGGCACCCAGGTGATGGATGATATCCGCGGGCTGATCCGCTCCAACCCCACCATTGGTTGGGGGCTGCTACTCGGCACCGTGGCCATCCTCGGCGTGCCACCCTTCGGGGTGTTCGCCAGCGAGTTTCTCATCATCACCACGGCCATGCATGACCACCCGTGGGCCACGCCGTTCCTGATCACGGGCCTGGGGATCGCCTTTGCCGCGATTTTCGGGCGCGTACAGCCGATGGTGTTCGGAAAGGCGGAGCTACCCTACCTGCCTCATCAGCCGGCATTGCTGCCCGTGTTCCTGCACCTCGCGCTGGTCTTCGTTTTGGGCCTGTACATTCCGGATTTCCTGGCGAACTGGTACCGCCAGGCGGCGCGTCTGCTCGGAGCGTGA
- a CDS encoding NADH-quinone oxidoreductase subunit C → MPHQIDLTPLAPHGGGPIWQFALGRTRLTAFARGIQEEGGQLLALWGADDRHLGGTFTLHTAYLSVLGLIWAKTPLEAHAPSYPDIAHIFPQAGRMQRATRDLLGLIAENADDTRKWLRHAVWSDGQFPLRRDFELAQPEAADAYPFVRVEGQGVHEIPVGPIHAGVIEPGHFRFSVIGDRVLRMETRLGYTHKGIEKRFEGLDVSSGARLAGRVCGDSHSAFTWAFCMAVETALETTPPPRAQWLRALFLEIERLINHLGDLGYLGNDVALGFGFNQFWRIKETWLRACREWFGHRYLFDCIVPGGVARDLTASAAAEVVRLVRETREQVRPLIELYEEHAGVQDRFTGTGIVTPALAARLGLTGLAGRASSQAWDARVQFPWPPYQELDVQMALERSGDVAARARVRAAETLESLRLLKTIAESLPPGPLVRALPTSARVCEALGWVEGWRGPVIVHVRLQADGRLDRVHPHDPSWQNWPLLELAVLGNIVPDFPLINKSFNLSYSGADL, encoded by the coding sequence ATGCCGCACCAGATCGACCTCACCCCGCTTGCGCCCCACGGCGGTGGCCCCATCTGGCAGTTCGCGCTCGGACGCACCCGCCTCACCGCCTTCGCTCGCGGTATCCAGGAGGAAGGCGGTCAGCTGCTGGCCCTCTGGGGCGCCGACGATCGGCACCTCGGCGGCACATTCACCCTGCACACCGCCTATCTCTCGGTGCTGGGTCTAATCTGGGCGAAGACACCGCTGGAAGCGCACGCGCCGAGTTATCCGGACATCGCCCATATCTTTCCCCAGGCCGGACGCATGCAGCGCGCCACCCGCGATCTACTAGGCCTGATCGCGGAGAATGCCGACGACACGCGCAAATGGCTGCGCCATGCCGTCTGGAGCGATGGACAGTTCCCCTTGCGCCGCGATTTCGAGCTTGCCCAACCCGAAGCGGCAGACGCCTATCCCTTCGTGCGTGTCGAGGGTCAGGGGGTGCACGAAATCCCGGTGGGGCCCATTCACGCCGGCGTGATCGAGCCGGGTCATTTCCGCTTCTCCGTGATCGGTGACCGGGTGCTGCGCATGGAGACGCGCCTGGGTTATACGCACAAGGGCATTGAGAAACGCTTCGAAGGACTGGATGTTTCAAGCGGGGCACGTTTGGCAGGTCGTGTCTGTGGCGACAGCCACAGTGCCTTCACCTGGGCCTTCTGCATGGCAGTGGAAACCGCGCTGGAAACCACGCCACCTCCCCGCGCCCAGTGGCTGCGTGCCTTGTTCCTGGAGATCGAGCGCCTGATCAACCATCTGGGCGATTTAGGCTATCTCGGCAACGACGTGGCGCTCGGCTTCGGCTTCAACCAGTTCTGGCGCATCAAGGAAACTTGGCTACGGGCTTGCCGGGAATGGTTTGGCCATCGTTACCTGTTCGATTGCATCGTGCCAGGCGGTGTGGCCCGCGATCTCACGGCGAGCGCGGCGGCGGAAGTCGTACGTCTGGTGCGCGAAACGCGCGAGCAAGTGCGTCCCTTGATCGAACTCTACGAAGAACATGCGGGCGTACAGGACCGCTTCACCGGCACCGGCATCGTCACGCCGGCGCTCGCTGCCCGGCTCGGACTGACTGGGCTCGCAGGACGCGCAAGCAGTCAGGCCTGGGATGCCCGCGTGCAGTTTCCCTGGCCGCCCTACCAAGAGCTGGACGTGCAAATGGCACTGGAACGCAGCGGCGATGTCGCCGCCCGGGCCCGGGTACGTGCCGCCGAGACGCTGGAGTCCCTGCGTCTACTTAAGACCATTGCAGAGAGCTTGCCGCCCGGCCCGCTGGTACGGGCGCTGCCCACGTCCGCCCGAGTATGCGAAGCGCTCGGCTGGGTGGAAGGCTGGCGCGGACCAGTGATCGTGCATGTCCGGCTGCAGGCGGACGGTCGCCTGGACCGGGTGCACCCCCACGATCCCTCCTGGCAAAACTGGCCGTTGCTGGAACTGGCGGTGCTGGGCAATATCGTGCCCGACTTCCCACTCATCAACAAATCCTTCAACCTATCCTACAGCGGAGCGGACTTGTAG
- a CDS encoding NADH-quinone oxidoreductase subunit B family protein, translating into MPARIILRQLFKTGIISEPPPAPDPTLAVNAHALNEEILRIFGRAVGVRHVDAGSCNACELEIHAMNGPHYNIEGAGVKFVASPRHADVLLVTGPVSAHLATALRRTFEATPDPKWVVAVGDCAATGGPFGESYACRGRVANVIPVDVVVPGCPPEPKRILAGILTAVRTAPAHRQAPASP; encoded by the coding sequence ATGCCTGCCCGGATCATTTTGCGCCAACTCTTCAAGACCGGCATTATTTCTGAGCCGCCTCCGGCCCCCGATCCCACACTCGCCGTAAACGCACACGCCCTCAACGAGGAAATCCTCAGGATCTTTGGGCGCGCCGTCGGAGTGCGCCACGTGGATGCCGGTTCCTGCAATGCTTGTGAGCTGGAAATCCACGCCATGAATGGGCCCCACTACAACATCGAGGGTGCGGGCGTGAAATTCGTTGCCAGTCCGCGTCATGCGGATGTGCTACTGGTAACCGGGCCGGTGTCCGCCCATCTGGCAACGGCGTTGCGTCGCACCTTCGAGGCCACGCCGGATCCGAAATGGGTGGTGGCCGTGGGCGATTGCGCCGCCACCGGTGGACCATTCGGCGAATCCTATGCCTGTCGCGGGCGCGTCGCCAACGTGATTCCGGTGGACGTGGTGGTACCAGGCTGTCCGCCCGAGCCGAAGCGCATCCTGGCGGGCATCCTTACCGCCGTACGCACAGCCCCGGCGCACCGACAAGCCCCAGCTAGCCCCTAA
- a CDS encoding DUF3579 domain-containing protein, producing the protein MDHPDDYLIISSLQEDGKRLRPGDWVERISSALANFDEHRRLHYSTSVHPCIIEGEKCLVVARGLETADPAAYAFVMEFARANRLRILADRRSGARALPLPAGNP; encoded by the coding sequence ATGGACCATCCCGACGACTATCTCATCATCTCCAGCCTGCAAGAAGACGGCAAGAGGCTGCGCCCGGGCGACTGGGTGGAACGCATTTCCTCCGCCTTGGCGAACTTCGACGAACATCGCCGGCTGCACTATTCGACCAGCGTCCACCCCTGCATCATCGAGGGGGAAAAGTGTCTCGTCGTGGCGCGCGGCCTGGAAACGGCTGATCCCGCTGCTTATGCCTTCGTGATGGAATTCGCCCGCGCCAACCGGCTGCGCATCCTCGCCGATCGGCGCAGCGGTGCCCGCGCCCTCCCCCTGCCAGCCGGCAACCCTTGA